A stretch of the Clostridiales bacterium genome encodes the following:
- a CDS encoding leucine-rich repeat domain-containing protein has protein sequence MRKWIACLLVIMLAAAAFGTVLADPEKPEWEYSAKDAKITKYNGPGGDVVVPAEIDGNPVFFIDGSTFPSSREDITSITFSNGIEGFYNVLNTTYSLEQIVLPDTLEVIGNGALGYCPKLKEITFPASLRFINAQLLFSMDSMETVTFLGECPVISDANSVLSGIPSGAVIRVPDDQVDAYRAALTAVSPEQIQPSGRAAEPYHSPDVDFAFDPVSGTITGCNTMRGWIEVPAEMDGVPVRALGTSSFSGCTNLHAIVLPDSLEEIGEYAFGWLNHLTWTEIPAAVRILGPKAFQYYKGYYLDLPEGLTEIPASCFTASRLQSITLPSSVRTVGERAFYNASLREAYLPAGLESIGDEAFAGTSLEYLYFDGVSLPKLGENVFPETQLADVDLNWRASKQAMLDAQAYFDSLGFSARVWRAQNPEVNYHESQLGEYHDGLFAGYSGTMAAIRPYDSYDSVETTGVADGALKGNQVVTYFAVCYNDQVTYIGKEAFADSILEKADLFDSVTVIGAEAFRNSRLKEITIPESVTEIGSRAFADCPALETVTVLCDPAVIPADAFDGSGSIRRVRTADDDGSDSIALCSRLGLQIASLTPTPAPTATPEPTPEPTPEPTPEPTPEPTPEPTPAPAAPSEAAWNRYGGDWYVLEMVSDGEVMRPSDFGAVMVLSLNRDGTAAMTGTGSDSFGTWTADDAGVSVIIDGSPVPGTEADGILTMAMGGMSMTLNREAPAAPFTPAEAVQAADVSAFAGTWKAAWLCGDGMVMAADSAQAVDSWGMFFGSADQTVTVSGTHAVYFGHDEDFAFANGRLENLAGPVEGLEDTGIFDKIITLRADGMLCLQVMGFEIYMVPDGSAPAAPASVPAEGGIAMDVRYTAVQYTVAGVSRDASMLGAEYAVVFHSNATVDFTMAGFTVSLPWSQDGTDCVIDFSGNAIRCKPNGEGLEMDYLGTMLLQMNP, from the coding sequence ATGAGGAAATGGATTGCATGCCTGCTGGTAATCATGCTGGCGGCAGCCGCATTCGGTACAGTCCTGGCGGACCCGGAGAAGCCCGAATGGGAGTACAGTGCGAAAGACGCGAAAATCACAAAATACAACGGTCCCGGCGGGGATGTGGTGGTCCCGGCGGAAATCGACGGAAACCCGGTCTTTTTTATCGATGGCAGCACATTTCCTTCCAGCCGGGAGGATATCACTTCCATCACGTTCTCGAACGGGATTGAAGGCTTCTACAATGTGCTGAATACCACATACTCCCTGGAACAGATTGTCCTGCCCGACACCCTGGAAGTAATCGGCAACGGCGCACTGGGATACTGCCCGAAGCTGAAGGAAATCACTTTCCCGGCCTCCCTGCGGTTTATCAATGCCCAGCTGCTGTTCTCCATGGACAGCATGGAAACGGTCACCTTCCTGGGCGAATGCCCGGTCATCAGTGATGCGAACTCCGTGCTGTCCGGTATACCGTCCGGAGCGGTAATCCGGGTGCCGGATGACCAGGTGGATGCGTACCGTGCTGCGCTGACGGCCGTCAGCCCCGAACAGATCCAGCCGTCCGGCCGGGCCGCCGAACCGTATCATTCCCCCGATGTGGACTTTGCCTTCGATCCGGTTTCCGGCACGATTACCGGCTGCAATACCATGCGGGGCTGGATTGAGGTTCCGGCGGAAATGGACGGAGTACCCGTCCGGGCACTGGGAACGTCCAGTTTTTCCGGCTGTACAAACCTCCATGCAATCGTTCTTCCGGACAGTCTGGAGGAAATCGGGGAATACGCCTTCGGCTGGCTGAATCATCTGACCTGGACAGAGATCCCCGCTGCGGTCAGAATACTCGGCCCGAAGGCATTCCAGTACTATAAGGGATATTATCTGGACCTGCCGGAAGGACTGACTGAAATTCCTGCCTCATGTTTCACCGCGTCCCGGCTGCAGTCCATCACGCTCCCCTCTTCGGTCCGTACTGTCGGAGAAAGAGCTTTTTATAACGCCTCTCTCCGGGAGGCATACCTCCCCGCCGGTCTCGAAAGCATCGGAGACGAGGCTTTTGCAGGAACCTCCCTGGAATACCTGTATTTCGACGGAGTCTCCCTGCCAAAGCTCGGGGAAAATGTCTTTCCGGAAACGCAACTGGCCGATGTGGACCTGAACTGGCGCGCATCGAAACAGGCCATGCTGGACGCCCAGGCATACTTCGATTCCCTGGGATTCTCCGCCCGCGTCTGGCGTGCCCAGAACCCGGAAGTGAATTACCATGAAAGCCAGCTCGGCGAATACCATGACGGCCTGTTCGCCGGCTATTCCGGTACCATGGCAGCCATCCGGCCGTACGACAGCTACGACAGCGTCGAAACCACCGGCGTAGCCGACGGTGCCCTGAAGGGGAACCAGGTCGTCACGTACTTCGCGGTCTGCTATAACGACCAGGTGACTTATATCGGGAAGGAAGCCTTTGCGGACAGCATCCTGGAAAAGGCCGACCTGTTCGACTCCGTCACCGTCATCGGCGCGGAAGCATTCCGCAATTCCCGGCTGAAGGAGATCACCATCCCGGAAAGCGTCACGGAAATCGGGAGCCGCGCGTTTGCGGACTGCCCCGCGCTGGAAACCGTCACCGTGCTGTGCGATCCGGCGGTGATTCCGGCGGACGCGTTTGACGGCAGCGGCAGTATCCGGCGCGTCCGGACCGCGGATGATGACGGATCGGACAGCATTGCGCTCTGCAGCCGCCTGGGTCTGCAGATTGCGTCCCTGACGCCGACCCCCGCGCCCACCGCGACCCCGGAACCCACTCCGGAGCCCACTCCGGAGCCCACGCCGGAACCCACTCCGGAACCCACGCCGGAACCCACCCCGGCGCCGGCGGCTCCGTCGGAGGCTGCCTGGAACCGGTACGGCGGCGACTGGTATGTGCTGGAGATGGTCAGTGACGGCGAGGTCATGCGGCCTTCGGACTTCGGCGCCGTTATGGTCCTGTCCCTGAACCGGGACGGTACGGCCGCCATGACCGGTACCGGCAGTGATTCATTCGGGACCTGGACCGCGGATGATGCGGGCGTCTCCGTCATCATTGACGGCAGCCCCGTGCCCGGCACCGAAGCGGATGGCATTCTGACGATGGCGATGGGCGGGATGTCCATGACCCTGAACCGGGAGGCGCCCGCGGCGCCGTTCACCCCCGCTGAAGCGGTCCAGGCCGCGGATGTGTCCGCGTTTGCGGGCACCTGGAAGGCGGCCTGGCTGTGCGGAGACGGAATGGTGATGGCGGCGGATTCCGCGCAGGCCGTGGATTCCTGGGGAATGTTCTTCGGCTCTGCGGACCAGACTGTGACTGTATCCGGCACACACGCGGTTTACTTCGGCCATGATGAGGACTTTGCGTTTGCGAACGGCCGGCTGGAAAACCTGGCCGGACCGGTCGAAGGTCTGGAGGATACCGGTATCTTCGATAAAATCATTACCCTGCGGGCGGACGGCATGCTGTGCCTGCAGGTCATGGGCTTTGAGATCTACATGGTGCCGGACGGCAGCGCGCCGGCCGCCCCGGCTTCGGTTCCCGCCGAAGGCGGGATCGCGATGGACGTCCGGTATACCGCTGTACAGTATACGGTTGCCGGCGTGTCCCGGGATGCATCCATGCTGGGAGCAGAATATGCGGTGGTTTTCCACAGTAATGCCACAGTGGATTTCACCATGGCCGGATTTACCGTTTCGCTTCCATGGAGCCAGGACGGAACGGACTGCGTCATTGACTTCTCCGGAAATGCCATACGCTGTAAACCAAACGGCGAAGGCCTGGAAATGGATTATCTCGGAACCATGCTGCTGCAGATGAATCCGTAA
- the floA gene encoding flotillin-like protein FloA (flotillin-like protein involved in membrane lipid rafts), giving the protein MDPVIIAIIVVVVLVVLAIFLHFVPMGLWISALASGVHVSIGSLVGMRIRRIQPSKLIYPLIKANKAGLNLTVSQLETHYLAGGNVDRVINALIAAQRANISMAFEKACAIDLAGRDVFQAVQMSVTPKVIETPVVAAIAKDGIELRAKARVTVRTNIERLVGGAGEETVIARVGEGIVTTVGSAETHKQVLENPDLISRTVLDKGLDAGTAYEILSIDIADVDVGRNVGAQLQMDQAEADRRIAQAKAEERRAMAVAREQEMKASVQEMRAKVVEAEAEVPRAMATALRDGKMGVLDYYQMKNTIADTEMRESIAKASTPQQSESAPRAKK; this is encoded by the coding sequence ATGGATCCTGTTATTATCGCGATTATCGTTGTGGTTGTCCTGGTTGTCCTGGCCATCTTCCTGCACTTTGTTCCCATGGGCCTGTGGATTTCCGCCCTGGCCAGCGGCGTGCACGTATCCATCGGCTCCCTGGTCGGTATGCGGATCCGCCGCATCCAGCCCTCAAAGCTGATTTATCCCCTGATCAAGGCCAATAAAGCCGGCCTGAACCTGACCGTCAGCCAACTGGAAACCCACTACCTGGCCGGCGGTAATGTGGACCGCGTCATCAACGCCCTGATCGCCGCCCAGCGCGCCAACATCTCGATGGCCTTTGAAAAGGCCTGCGCCATCGACCTGGCCGGCCGCGATGTGTTCCAGGCGGTCCAGATGAGCGTTACCCCCAAGGTCATTGAAACCCCTGTGGTTGCCGCCATCGCGAAGGATGGTATTGAACTGCGGGCCAAGGCCCGGGTGACCGTGCGCACCAACATCGAACGCCTGGTCGGCGGTGCCGGGGAAGAAACCGTAATCGCCCGTGTCGGTGAAGGCATTGTTACCACCGTCGGTTCCGCCGAAACCCATAAGCAGGTGCTGGAGAACCCGGACCTGATCAGCCGTACCGTGCTGGACAAGGGCCTGGATGCCGGAACCGCCTACGAAATCCTGTCCATCGATATCGCGGACGTGGACGTCGGCCGGAACGTCGGTGCCCAGCTGCAGATGGACCAGGCGGAAGCCGACCGCCGCATTGCCCAGGCGAAGGCGGAAGAACGCCGCGCCATGGCCGTTGCCCGTGAGCAGGAAATGAAAGCTTCCGTCCAGGAAATGCGCGCCAAGGTGGTCGAAGCCGAAGCCGAAGTGCCGCGCGCCATGGCCACCGCCCTGCGGGACGGCAAGATGGGCGTGCTCGACTACTACCAGATGAAGAACACCATTGCCGATACGGAAATGCGCGAGTCCATCGCCAAGGCAAGCACTCCGCAGCAGTCCGAGTCCGCGCCCCGCGCGAAGAAATAA